Below is a genomic region from Salmo salar chromosome ssa11, Ssal_v3.1, whole genome shotgun sequence.
AACCAAACTATCTTATTATCCTGAACAGAGCAACACTCCAGTTGCTgtaagatacagtgcattcggaaagtattcagaccccttgactttttctacatgttgttacgttagtcttattttaaaatggattcaataggtttttttccctcatcaatctacacacaataccccataatgacaaagcagaaacaggtttttggaaaatTTTGCAaattctttccttaatgtgtttgagccaatcagttgtgacaaggtaggggtggtatacagaagatagccctatttggtaaaagaccaagtccatattatggcaagaacagctcaaataagcaaagagaaacgacagtccattactttaagacatgaaggtcagtcaatgcggaacatttcaagaacattgaacgtttcttcaagtgcagccgcaaaaaccatcaagctcaatgatgaaactggctctcatgaggaccgccacaggataggaagacccagagttacttctgctgcagaggataagttcattagagttaccagcctcagaaacagCAGCCcatataaatgcttcacagagttcaacagacacatctcaacatcaactgttcagaggacactgcgtgaatcaggccttcatggtcgaattgctgctaagaaaccactactaaaggacaccaataagaagaagaggcttgtttgggtcaagaaacacgagcaatggacattagaccgatggaaatctgtcctttggtctgatgcagagtaggtgaatggattatctccgcatgtgtggttcccaccgtgaagcatggaggaggaggaggtgtgatggtgtgttggtgctctgctggtgacactgtcagtgatttatttagaattcaaggcacacttaaccagcatggctaccacagcattctgcagcaatacaccataaCATCTGGTTTTGGGCTTAGTagtactatcatttgtttttcaacaggacaatgacccaacacacctccaggctgtgtaagggctattttaccaagaaggagagtgatggagtgcagcaTCAACAATctggcctcaacaatcacccgacctcaaccaaattgagatggtttgggatgagttggaccacagagtgaaggaaaagcagccaacaagtgctcagcatatgtggaacttcttcaagactgttggaaaagcatagcaggtgaagctggttgagagaatgccaagagtgtgcaaagctgacatcaaggcaaagggtggctactttgaagaatctaaaacatatttatgtttgttttaaaaacactttttttgtttactacatgattccatgtgttatttcatagttttgatgtcttcattattattctacaatgtagaaaatagtaaaaataaagaaaaacccttgaatgagtagatgtgccAGAActggtattcagaccctttactaagtactttgttgaagaacctttggcagcgattacagccttgattcttcttgggtatggcgctacaagctgaaacgtaacaaaatgtggaaaagtcaaggggtctgaatacttgccaaatgcactgtatctcctacaaatattgaaagtcATGGAATTTCCCATTTCTATCACACCATTATGACATTTCATGTTCTATAAATGAATTCATCCAGAACACCCTGGCTATTTACAAATGGATAAAATGCAACTATACACGTGCAGTATTGAACAACCCTGTTGGAGAGTAAAATTCAGGTCGATTAATACATGTTGTAGCTTTCCTTTCGAGCAAATGGTTAGTTTCCTGCTGCATAGATACTTTGAACTTAGGAGGCTCTTTAAATTGCTCTCAGATATGGTCTGCTTGCATTAACGTTGTATATGGACATTGGGCCTGGCAGAAAATGGGATCATAGCTAACCCAAAATGTTAAATGGGGAGGGTGGAAACTGGCATTgagaaaaaaatttttttttagaggTACTAAAGGTTGTGGTTGGAAGATATAACGGTTAGATAACGGTTAGAGTCCAATAGTCTGGGAAGAAATATTGGACACGTGCAGAATGTTGCTTAAGATCATGTTAAAACTACAAGCATATGACCCTACAGTATGAAGGTATTAATAAACTAAAGAAAAAACTACTCTAGAACAGCTGACCCCATTTAAAGCTTGGTGTTCACAACATCAGGAGGTGCTATCGTTGTGTAGATGTCAATGTTTAAGGGGTGGGCTTACTGTTAAAGCCAATGGAGTAGATAAAACTTCTTTCTCATGGGAACGATTATGGTGGATGGCCAGGGTAGTTAAAAAAGGTGATATCTTATACAGTACCTTGTGTCCCCAACTGTGCATTTAATATGAGCAACGATGAAGAAAACGGCAAATGAAAAACACTGATGTTAGGCATCTCACAGTGCAGCCTACCCAACACTCAACTGTACAAATTCCCTGTTGATACTCATGTAGAACTGATTCAGTCCACGCAAGCTTTGGTTCCATCTGTGATGAAAAGGATGATGGCAATACACTATAGTGTTCTTGGTTGTTCATGTGTCTGGTGGTGCCATCAGTCTCGCACCAAAAGCAGAGGAGGCATTGCACACAGCCAGTAATACAACACAGGCTTTCCTCAGTGTACTGGTTCTTTCCATAGACAAGGTGGAATGAGCTGTGATAGATTTGGTGTTTCCCTTGTattgaacaccccccccccctgaaAGTTGTGTGAGCTCTCCAGACTCCAGAACACAGAACAGATGTGTAAAGTTTGAGGTGTGTTCCTTCTGTGGGGCACAAGATGAAGCATAAATACAGGGAGGACAATGAAATCATAAAACAGGCAATTTCTTGTCTTTCGAGTGCCTGTAACAGGTAAGACAGACGCCAGGAAGGTTACTGTGGAAAGTAGCTGTATTCATGTTTTATTCAGTGGTAGACTAGAGCAGAAATGGCCTTCCAGTAGTCAGAATGGGAGTGAGAGAGAACTATAATGTGACAAGATTGGGAGCTAGTGGGACCTAATGTTACAGGACTGCATGGGCTGTGAGGAGTGAAGCCAATGAGACAGACAGGCTAATCAGCAGAGGCACCGGCGGCCGCTCTTGGTGACCTCTTCTGAGGAGTGCACCACGTTGGGCACCAAGCCACTCTTCAccccctcccagccctcctggATGTTGATGTCACCGCTCTTCACGAGCTCGAAGATGTCCCGCGTTAGCTCAGTGAAGGCCTTTTCCACGTTGATGGCGTCGCGAGCCGATGTCTCCACGTAGCGCATACCATAGGTACCTGCCAGCTTCTCAGCCTCTTGCTGGCTCACCTGCCTCTGGGGCTCCAGGTCGCACTTGTGGCCCACCAACAGAAAGACGATGCTGTGAGGCTGGACGTGACTCCGGGCCTCCTCCAGCCACTCATGCACATTCTGGAAGGAGCGACGGTTGGTGATGTCGAACAGCAGCAGCCCCCCAACAGAGTTACGGTAATACGCCCTGGTAATAGACCTAGAGCGGGTGAGAGGATAAGCAAAGAAGAGGGACAGCATTTAGATAAATGGTAAATACACTGAAAAATATAACAtgttgtcatgacgtggccctttctgtGTATAGATCGTGGCTTCTCACTCTCTCCTActgttctgttatctcaggtcataaattcctggcGGAGACTCGCTCCCCCTTTTCATgcagtatggagagagagacttccacagtagaacaaaggaactcCTGCTAAATTCTACTACAATACAGAATTTGAGACTggaacaatatccatgttttggagaatgtgtaaacggtcggtggagaagccagctacgatccggtccgttttgtttcatgtttgtaacctcatgaaagacaatacagccacattaccctaactctgtttatacaggtgCCTCCGTTATGAGGTTTGCATCAAATTATTGTAtagaatgaatgagtaaagatgaaactatttgtgaaatgatgtaatgtgatgttaaacctttaatgtgagagaattgtaatcccctttaaagttgaactaagtcattggcccgcccccgtGAGCATAGACATGATCAGGCGTCATAGAACCTCCTTTTCTACTGTTATGAATAAAACcccctcctgaggaaatcctcttcagaccacgcATACCTCTGTGTCAGCTGAGGTGGCACAGGTTTGAGTACCAAGATTGAGCAAACCCACAGCGTGAGCTGTGATTGTGAATAGTTTAGACTGAGCAAACCCACAGCATGAGCTGTGATTGTGAATAGTTTAGACTGAGAAAACCCACAGCGTGAGCTGTGATTGTGAATAGTTTAGACTGAACAAACCCACAGCGTGAGCTGTGATTGTGAATAGTTTAGACTGAGAAAACCCACAGCGTGAGCTGTGATTGTGAATAGTTTAGACTGAGCAAACCCACAGCGTGAGCTGTGATTGTGAATAGTTTAGACTGAGAAAACCCACAGCGTGAGCTGTGATTGTGAATAGTTTAGACTGAGCAAACCCACAGCGTGAGCTGTGATTGTGAATAGTTTAGACTGAGCAAACCCACAGCATGAGATGTGATTGTGAATAGTTTAGACTGAACAAACCCACAGCGTGAGATGTGATTGTGAATAGTTTAGACTGAGAAAACCCACAGCGTGAGCTGTGATTGTGAATAGTTTAGACTGAGCAAACCCACAGCGTGAGCTGTGATTGTGAATAGTTTAGACTGAGCAAACCCACAGCGTGAGATGTGATTGTGAATAGTTTAGACTGAACAAACCCACAGCATGAGATGTGATTGTGAATAGTTTAGACTGAACAAACCCACAGCATGA
It encodes:
- the LOC106563684 gene encoding ras-related protein Rab-39B → MEAIWLYQFRLIVIGDSTVGKSCLIRRFTEGRFAHVSDPTVGVDFFSRLVEIEPGKRIKLQIWDTAGQERFRSITRAYYRNSVGGLLLFDITNRRSFQNVHEWLEEARSHVQPHSIVFLLVGHKCDLEPQRQVSQQEAEKLAGTYGMRYVETSARDAINVEKAFTELTRDIFELVKSGDINIQEGWEGVKSGLVPNVVHSSEEVTKSGRRCLC